The following are encoded in a window of Sinomonas cyclohexanicum genomic DNA:
- the galU gene encoding UTP--glucose-1-phosphate uridylyltransferase GalU, with protein sequence MSTAAVRKAVIPVAGLGTRFLPVTKAMPKEMLPVVDKPAIQYVVEEAVSVGIDDILMITGRNKRALEDHFDRVPSLEATLEAKGDSKKLAAIQESNNLGDIHYVRQGDPKGLGHAVLCAERHVGSEPFAVLLGDDLIDERDELLAEMIRVQQATGGSVVALMEVPRESISAYGCADVTPVEGENYVQVHGLVEKPAPEDAPSNLAIIGRYVLHPAVFEVLHHTEPGRGGEIQLTDALQTLARREGEGGGVYGVVFRGRRYDTGDKLSYLKAVVTLACARDEFGSDLRTWLADFVASGADAPSARA encoded by the coding sequence GTGTCTACCGCAGCTGTGAGGAAAGCAGTCATCCCCGTCGCAGGCCTCGGCACCCGCTTCCTGCCGGTGACCAAGGCGATGCCGAAGGAGATGCTGCCGGTCGTCGACAAGCCCGCGATCCAGTACGTGGTCGAGGAGGCTGTGTCGGTCGGCATCGACGACATCCTGATGATCACGGGCCGCAACAAGCGCGCGCTCGAGGACCACTTCGACCGCGTCCCCTCGCTCGAGGCCACGCTCGAGGCCAAGGGCGACAGCAAGAAGCTCGCCGCGATCCAGGAGTCCAACAACCTCGGCGACATCCACTACGTCCGCCAGGGCGACCCCAAGGGCCTCGGCCACGCCGTCCTGTGCGCGGAGCGGCACGTGGGCAGCGAGCCGTTCGCTGTGCTCCTCGGCGACGACCTCATCGACGAGCGGGACGAGCTGCTCGCGGAGATGATCCGGGTCCAGCAGGCCACCGGCGGCTCAGTCGTGGCGCTCATGGAGGTGCCGCGCGAGTCGATCTCCGCGTACGGCTGCGCGGACGTGACCCCGGTCGAGGGCGAGAACTACGTGCAGGTCCATGGGCTCGTGGAGAAGCCCGCGCCCGAGGACGCGCCGAGCAACCTCGCGATCATCGGCCGCTACGTCCTGCACCCTGCCGTGTTCGAGGTGCTCCACCACACCGAGCCCGGCCGCGGCGGGGAGATCCAGCTCACCGACGCGCTCCAGACCCTGGCCAGGCGCGAGGGCGAGGGCGGCGGCGTGTACGGCGTCGTGTTCCGCGGACGCCGCTACGACACTGGGGACAAGCTCTCCTACCTCAAGGCTGTCGTGACGCTGGCGTGCGCCCGCGACGAGTTCGGCTCGGACCTGCGCACGTGGCTCGCGGACTTCGTGGCCAGCGGGGCGGATGCCCCGTCGGCGCGCGCCTGA
- a CDS encoding 5-formyltetrahydrofolate cyclo-ligase, with translation MDIAEQKSALRARIWSARRSLGAAQVDAAAPGIAEHGLAWARAALPQRAVLTAYLGVGAEPPTGPLIEALHAEGFRVLLPICLPERQLGWVEWHPGIEFARSRYAPVQEPVGPLIPGNEAIAGDGVRPALAGILLPATALDAQGRRVGQGGGYYDRFLARVDAAGARVPTAAVVYDGEVLAPGLVPADALDRLVEAAVTPGGLRPLGAVSPGAAGSPVGIEP, from the coding sequence ATGGACATCGCCGAGCAGAAGTCCGCGCTGCGTGCCCGGATCTGGTCCGCCCGCCGCTCGCTCGGGGCAGCGCAGGTCGACGCGGCTGCGCCCGGGATCGCGGAGCACGGCCTCGCGTGGGCGCGCGCAGCCCTCCCCCAGCGGGCCGTGCTGACGGCCTACCTCGGGGTCGGGGCCGAGCCGCCCACCGGACCCTTGATCGAGGCGCTGCACGCGGAAGGGTTCCGCGTCCTGCTGCCCATTTGCCTCCCGGAGCGCCAGCTCGGCTGGGTGGAGTGGCATCCGGGCATCGAGTTCGCGCGCAGCCGCTACGCGCCGGTGCAGGAGCCGGTGGGACCACTCATCCCGGGGAACGAGGCGATCGCGGGCGACGGCGTCAGGCCGGCCCTCGCGGGCATCCTCCTTCCGGCCACGGCGCTGGATGCCCAGGGCCGCCGCGTCGGGCAGGGCGGCGGCTACTACGACCGCTTCCTGGCGCGTGTGGACGCCGCCGGGGCGCGGGTACCGACCGCCGCGGTGGTGTACGACGGCGAGGTGCTCGCCCCGGGCTTGGTCCCGGCCGATGCGCTCGATCGCCTCGTCGAGGCAGCGGTCACTCCCGGCGGTCTCCGCCCGCTGGGGGCGGTGTCCCCGGGGGCGGCCGGGTCACCGGTCGGAATAGAGCCCTGA
- a CDS encoding FmdB family zinc ribbon protein — MPTYAYACKDCHHAFDIVQSFSDSSLTVCPECGGTLRKKFNSVGVVFKGGGFYRTDSRSGGSSVPAASGSKDSGATASKDSATTASAPAAAAASN, encoded by the coding sequence GTGCCCACCTACGCCTACGCCTGCAAAGACTGCCACCACGCATTCGACATCGTGCAGTCGTTCAGTGATTCCTCGCTGACGGTCTGCCCCGAGTGCGGTGGCACGCTCCGGAAGAAGTTCAACAGCGTGGGCGTGGTCTTCAAGGGCGGCGGCTTCTACCGCACCGACTCCCGCAGTGGCGGCAGCAGTGTTCCCGCAGCGTCCGGCTCGAAGGACTCGGGAGCCACCGCTTCGAAGGACTCCGCGACTACGGCGTCCGCCCCGGCAGCGGCTGCCGCGTCGAACTGA
- a CDS encoding RcpC/CpaB family pilus assembly protein — protein sequence MSRPSPRSPARRPPGPRRAPSMRPWAPVRRSRLRRFVDRRRRTVAAALLCLGAGIAVYQLTPPSAAMVSVAVAARDLAGGAALSPGDLRTARLPADAVPQRAELDPPRLVGQRLAGPLRSGEVLTDAAVVGPGLLAGTAPGTAAVPVRMADPASLELLSPGQLVDLVLSADAGGGGSAGTALASRVPVLWTGKASGGGAGGAWIGSTQDSDGLLVVGASPEQALRIAGASTRGKVFFMLVETGPR from the coding sequence ATGAGTCGCCCCTCGCCCCGGTCCCCGGCGCGGCGCCCACCCGGCCCGCGCCGCGCCCCGTCCATGCGCCCATGGGCGCCCGTCAGGCGGAGCCGCCTGAGGCGCTTCGTCGACCGTCGTCGTCGGACCGTCGCGGCGGCGCTGCTGTGCCTCGGAGCCGGCATCGCCGTCTACCAGCTCACCCCGCCCTCGGCCGCAATGGTCTCCGTCGCCGTGGCCGCCCGCGATCTCGCTGGCGGCGCCGCCCTGTCCCCCGGCGACCTACGCACCGCGCGGCTCCCCGCGGACGCCGTTCCCCAGCGCGCGGAACTCGATCCCCCGCGCCTCGTCGGGCAAAGGCTCGCTGGGCCGCTGCGCAGCGGCGAGGTCCTCACGGACGCCGCCGTCGTCGGACCCGGCCTCCTGGCCGGCACGGCCCCGGGAACGGCGGCTGTGCCGGTGCGGATGGCGGACCCCGCGTCACTCGAGCTCCTCAGCCCCGGCCAGCTCGTGGACCTCGTTCTCAGCGCCGACGCGGGCGGCGGGGGCTCGGCGGGCACGGCGCTCGCCTCCCGCGTCCCCGTGCTGTGGACCGGGAAGGCGTCGGGCGGTGGGGCCGGCGGAGCGTGGATCGGCTCGACTCAGGACTCGGACGGACTCCTCGTGGTGGGGGCGTCGCCCGAGCAGGCCCTGCGGATCGCGGGGGCGTCGACGCGCGGCAAGGTGTTCTTCATGCTCGTCGAGACGGGGCCCCGATGA
- a CDS encoding DUF4011 domain-containing protein produces MPRWSTGKQASALAALQESDDVPETTTPEEEARLEAWLSALPGVTGPDTMLAFFPGPDGSIDLTHAHASGLAQLLAGRRTRLSTLLRDRHDYTRAARAARNLRAKSHELANERGVDAGHLAAGLATWTSAVGGRPRRVSAPVLLAAVELTVRPEQDDFELKLTEQARINPALVRHLRAVHRIDIDAAAIERMAYSTARLDPHPVLERVRALVAPIAGAQVESRLTVSTFADLEESLEDPAITAAHPILAAMASTSGSVHPAPEPLDESRFPALDERDPEDEFLVLDADADQQLVIDAVRAGDSLVVEAPPGTGQTQTAVNALAALVESGRSVLVVAERRASLAELHRECDALGLGSLVLQLGATVGPGQLRSQIVRAIVRNEKSHEPQLEGVYRVLRDRRHQLMDHVASLHNVRERWGCSPYEAMQSLAALTSLHPAPATTVRLKRSVLDSIKDRAGLSERLRRAADLGSFSRAVAESPWHGARLVTRRETDDARELAARLSTEVPALKERMAAVAEHAAIRLEPTVAGWGRQLELLVSVRESLDKFTPDIFDRPVTDLIAATAPAAWRRERGIEVTALQRSRLRRVAKEYVRPGVHLSDLHSSLSLVQSQREAWALCATSQRHPSVPSGLAELREAYLAAERGLMRLGAILAPTAQGGKLLEAKVDSLAARLAALAEDSPLLRSLPERTLLEDELREHGLGDLLSDLTEREAPAGVVASELELAWWQSVLEAMISGDDYLAMSDGDQLRRAESEFARADRAHIASGAARLRWRLAREWSDAIVRHSREAEALRALLKDGRISLAALERQSPRLIRPLVPVWTCSPYALNPALTPGHRFDAVILLDADSMPLRAALPAIARAERVIALGDPQVANPRPFSVSVEQQPGQPLVPTVESALTALSRVLPSVRLRTVYRSVDEDLDLQLSRRFYSGSLRRLPDGPSVTGLDRPFLLEYLAEGMGLPSGEDGGVESVAAEVNRVVDLVFDHARHRPAVSLAVITASAHHAARVGEAIRLQMANHPDIVDFFSGGEEPFRVVHIDRAGGLVRDHVIFSLGFGRTPHGRAMHHFGPLSEPGGRRRFALAMSRARHSMHVLSCFRPSELDVTRLSEGASDFYELLDRELDGNTHLGTPATRAAASAEALGADPLVTDLGDRLASRGARVWHHYDGAVDMAAAIDPLLTIGLEEHETSAPVAVESDGTERYRRLSVRERTRQHPERLQRLGWKHFTLWTIEVFTDPSSCAEMIATELGLDTHADEHGSAGFLTGGPVPPATGERAGARADGGRHAGGSLGPAMRTAPRADAPAGGTIGTKKEGGAMATEQGSDEPAQGARPATGPTAHGGQQGSEGSDQDVREGEAAAREPDDPGHAPRMDAPDHGSHAAAELRRPRGGRRVTVPGTGPASADGPEAPVPAPTEEPGPTNAGERERDRWLKEQKPPHWG; encoded by the coding sequence ATGCCGAGATGGTCCACAGGCAAACAAGCCAGCGCACTTGCAGCTCTTCAGGAGAGCGACGACGTGCCCGAGACGACGACCCCCGAGGAGGAGGCCCGCCTTGAGGCGTGGCTCTCGGCCCTGCCCGGGGTGACGGGACCGGACACGATGCTCGCGTTCTTCCCCGGACCTGACGGCAGTATCGACCTCACCCATGCGCATGCCTCCGGCCTCGCCCAGCTGCTCGCCGGCCGCCGGACACGGCTCTCGACCCTCCTGCGTGACCGCCATGACTACACCCGTGCGGCCCGCGCCGCCCGGAACCTCCGCGCCAAGTCGCATGAACTCGCGAACGAGCGCGGGGTCGACGCCGGCCACCTCGCTGCCGGGCTCGCGACCTGGACGTCTGCCGTGGGCGGCAGGCCGCGCCGCGTGAGCGCGCCCGTTCTGCTCGCCGCGGTCGAGCTCACCGTCCGCCCGGAGCAGGACGACTTCGAGCTCAAGCTCACCGAGCAGGCCAGGATCAACCCCGCCCTCGTGCGGCATCTGCGCGCCGTGCACCGGATCGACATCGATGCCGCGGCGATCGAGCGGATGGCGTACAGCACCGCGCGGCTCGACCCGCACCCGGTGCTGGAAAGAGTCAGGGCCCTCGTGGCGCCCATCGCCGGGGCCCAGGTCGAGTCCCGCCTGACCGTCTCCACCTTCGCGGACCTCGAGGAGTCGCTCGAGGACCCTGCGATCACCGCCGCGCACCCGATCCTCGCGGCGATGGCCTCGACATCCGGCTCGGTCCACCCCGCCCCCGAGCCACTGGACGAGTCTCGCTTCCCCGCCCTCGATGAGCGCGACCCCGAGGACGAGTTCCTCGTCCTCGATGCCGACGCCGACCAGCAGCTCGTCATTGACGCGGTCCGGGCGGGGGACTCGCTCGTGGTCGAGGCGCCCCCCGGCACCGGGCAGACCCAGACGGCGGTGAACGCCCTCGCGGCCCTCGTCGAGTCGGGGCGCTCCGTGCTCGTCGTCGCGGAGCGCCGGGCAAGCCTTGCTGAGCTTCACCGCGAGTGCGACGCCCTCGGCCTGGGCTCGCTCGTCCTGCAGCTCGGGGCAACCGTTGGTCCGGGCCAGCTGCGCTCGCAGATCGTCCGCGCGATCGTGCGCAATGAGAAGTCTCACGAGCCCCAGCTCGAAGGTGTCTACCGGGTCCTGCGGGACCGCCGCCACCAGCTCATGGACCACGTCGCCTCGCTGCACAACGTCCGCGAACGCTGGGGATGCTCGCCGTACGAGGCGATGCAGTCCCTCGCGGCCCTCACGTCGCTGCACCCGGCCCCCGCAACCACGGTGCGGCTCAAGCGGAGCGTCCTGGACAGCATCAAGGACCGCGCCGGCCTCAGCGAGCGGCTTCGACGGGCGGCCGATCTCGGGAGCTTCAGCCGTGCCGTCGCGGAGAGCCCGTGGCACGGCGCGCGCCTCGTGACGCGCCGAGAGACGGACGATGCGCGCGAGCTCGCCGCACGCCTTTCGACCGAGGTTCCCGCGCTCAAGGAACGCATGGCCGCCGTGGCCGAGCACGCCGCGATCCGGCTCGAGCCGACGGTGGCGGGATGGGGGCGACAGCTCGAGCTCCTCGTCTCGGTGCGCGAGAGCCTGGACAAGTTCACCCCGGACATCTTCGACCGGCCCGTCACGGACCTGATCGCGGCCACTGCCCCCGCCGCGTGGCGCAGGGAACGCGGCATCGAGGTGACGGCGCTGCAGCGTTCGCGGCTCCGCAGGGTGGCCAAGGAATACGTGCGGCCCGGGGTTCACCTGTCCGACCTCCACAGCTCCCTGTCCCTCGTCCAGTCGCAGCGCGAGGCCTGGGCCCTGTGCGCGACGTCCCAACGGCACCCCTCGGTCCCCTCGGGGCTCGCGGAACTCAGGGAGGCGTATCTCGCCGCCGAACGGGGCCTGATGCGCCTCGGCGCGATCCTCGCACCCACCGCGCAGGGCGGGAAGCTCCTCGAGGCCAAGGTGGACAGCCTTGCGGCACGGCTTGCCGCCCTCGCGGAGGACTCGCCCCTGCTCCGCTCGCTGCCAGAGCGGACGCTGCTTGAGGACGAGCTCCGCGAGCACGGGCTGGGAGACCTCCTGAGCGACCTCACCGAGCGCGAAGCACCGGCCGGCGTCGTCGCGTCCGAGCTCGAGCTCGCGTGGTGGCAGTCGGTCCTGGAAGCGATGATCAGCGGGGACGACTACCTCGCGATGTCCGACGGCGACCAGCTGCGCCGCGCCGAGTCCGAGTTCGCCCGGGCAGACCGCGCCCACATCGCCAGCGGCGCAGCGCGGCTGAGGTGGCGGCTGGCGCGTGAATGGTCCGACGCGATCGTGCGGCACTCCCGGGAGGCGGAGGCACTCCGCGCCCTGCTCAAGGACGGCCGGATCAGCCTCGCCGCCCTCGAGCGGCAGTCCCCGCGCCTCATTCGGCCGCTCGTGCCCGTCTGGACTTGCAGCCCATACGCCCTCAATCCCGCCCTGACGCCGGGCCACAGGTTCGACGCCGTGATCCTCCTCGACGCGGACTCCATGCCGCTGCGCGCCGCTCTCCCGGCGATCGCGCGTGCCGAGAGGGTCATCGCCCTGGGCGATCCCCAGGTCGCCAACCCGAGGCCCTTCTCGGTGAGCGTCGAGCAGCAGCCCGGCCAGCCGCTTGTTCCCACGGTCGAGAGCGCCCTCACTGCACTCTCCCGCGTCCTGCCGTCGGTTCGGCTTCGCACTGTGTACCGGTCGGTGGACGAGGACCTCGACCTCCAGCTGAGCCGCCGCTTCTACTCCGGGAGCCTGCGGCGGCTGCCGGACGGTCCGAGCGTCACGGGCCTCGACAGGCCGTTCCTCCTCGAGTACCTCGCCGAGGGAATGGGCCTGCCGAGTGGAGAGGACGGCGGCGTCGAGTCTGTGGCTGCGGAAGTGAACCGCGTGGTCGACCTCGTGTTCGATCACGCGCGGCACCGCCCGGCCGTGTCCCTCGCGGTGATCACCGCCAGCGCGCACCACGCGGCCCGGGTCGGCGAGGCCATCCGCCTGCAGATGGCCAACCACCCGGACATCGTCGACTTCTTCAGCGGGGGCGAGGAACCGTTCCGGGTGGTCCACATCGACAGGGCCGGCGGCCTGGTCCGCGATCACGTGATCTTCTCGCTCGGATTCGGCCGCACCCCCCACGGCCGCGCGATGCACCACTTCGGGCCGCTCAGTGAGCCCGGCGGGCGGCGGAGGTTTGCGCTGGCGATGAGCCGCGCACGCCACAGCATGCACGTGCTGAGCTGCTTCAGGCCCTCCGAGCTGGATGTCACGCGCTTGAGCGAGGGCGCCTCGGACTTCTACGAGCTGCTCGACCGGGAGCTGGACGGCAACACGCACCTGGGCACGCCGGCGACGCGCGCCGCCGCGAGTGCCGAGGCGCTGGGCGCCGACCCGCTCGTCACCGACCTCGGGGACCGCCTTGCCTCCCGGGGCGCCCGCGTCTGGCATCACTACGACGGCGCGGTGGACATGGCCGCGGCCATCGACCCCCTGCTGACGATCGGCCTCGAGGAGCACGAGACGAGCGCGCCCGTCGCGGTCGAGTCGGACGGCACCGAGCGCTACCGCCGCCTCAGCGTTCGCGAGCGCACGCGGCAGCACCCGGAGCGACTCCAACGCCTTGGCTGGAAGCACTTCACGCTGTGGACGATCGAGGTCTTCACGGATCCAAGCAGCTGCGCCGAGATGATCGCGACGGAACTGGGCCTCGACACGCACGCCGACGAGCACGGATCGGCGGGTTTCCTCACGGGAGGGCCCGTGCCGCCCGCGACCGGCGAGCGCGCCGGGGCCCGCGCGGACGGCGGCAGGCACGCGGGCGGGTCGCTCGGTCCCGCGATGCGCACGGCCCCGAGGGCGGACGCCCCTGCCGGCGGCACGATCGGCACGAAGAAGGAGGGCGGGGCCATGGCCACCGAGCAGGGCAGTGACGAGCCGGCCCAGGGAGCCCGGCCTGCCACGGGTCCGACCGCACACGGCGGGCAGCAGGGCTCCGAGGGAAGCGATCAGGACGTGCGGGAAGGCGAGGCGGCAGCGCGCGAGCCGGACGACCCGGGCCACGCACCCAGAATGGACGCACCCGACCACGGCTCCCACGCCGCTGCGGAACTCCGCCGCCCGCGCGGAGGACGCCGCGTGACCGTGCCCGGCACGGGGCCGGCCTCCGCCGACGGGCCCGAGGCTCCGGTGCCGGCGCCCACCGAGGAGCCCGGACCGACGAATGCGGGGGAACGGGAGCGCGACCGCTGGCTCAAGGAGCAGAAGCCGCCGCACTGGGGCTAG
- the guaA gene encoding glutamine-hydrolyzing GMP synthase, protein MLVVDYGAQYAQLIARRVREANVYSEIVPHTLTTEQILAKSPAAIILSGGPSSVYAEGAPSVGPDLFEAGVPVFGICYGFQAMANALGGTVARTGLREYGATVATAVGEPHSLLAGIPAAQSTWMSHGDSVQTAPAGFEVLATTAGAPVAAFVNEAKALGGVQWHPEVKHSDFGQRVLENFLFEVAGLEPNWTTGNIVEEQVERIRAQVGDARVICGLSGGVDSAVAAALVQRAVGDQLTCVFVDHGLLREGEAEQVERDFVAATGVKLHVANEQERFLGALAGVTDPEEKRKIIGREFIRAFEEAERAIVDEANAAGEQIKFLVQGTLYPDVVESGGGEGAANIKSHHNVGGLPEDLRFELVEPLRALFKDEVRAVGRQLGLPEVIVARQPFPGPGLGIRIIGEVTAERLELLRKADAIGRAELTAAGLDNEVWQMPVVLLADVRSVGVQGDGRTYGHPIVLRPVSSEDAMTADWSRLPFDLLAKISNRITNEVDGVNRVVLDVTSKPPGTIEWE, encoded by the coding sequence GTGCTCGTGGTGGACTACGGCGCCCAGTATGCGCAGCTCATCGCACGCCGCGTGCGCGAGGCCAACGTGTACTCGGAGATCGTCCCGCACACCCTGACCACCGAGCAGATCCTCGCCAAGAGCCCCGCCGCCATCATCCTCTCCGGAGGGCCCTCGAGCGTGTACGCCGAGGGCGCGCCGAGCGTTGGGCCCGACCTGTTCGAGGCCGGCGTGCCCGTGTTCGGCATCTGCTACGGCTTCCAGGCGATGGCCAACGCACTCGGCGGCACGGTGGCGCGCACGGGGCTGCGCGAGTACGGTGCCACGGTTGCGACCGCCGTCGGCGAGCCGCATTCCCTGCTCGCCGGGATCCCGGCCGCCCAGAGCACGTGGATGAGCCACGGCGACTCCGTGCAGACGGCGCCGGCCGGGTTCGAGGTGCTCGCGACCACGGCGGGTGCGCCCGTCGCGGCGTTCGTCAACGAGGCCAAGGCCCTCGGCGGGGTCCAGTGGCACCCCGAGGTCAAGCACTCCGACTTCGGCCAGAGGGTGCTCGAGAACTTCCTGTTCGAGGTCGCCGGGCTCGAGCCCAACTGGACCACGGGCAACATCGTCGAGGAGCAGGTCGAGCGGATCCGTGCCCAGGTCGGAGACGCCCGCGTGATCTGCGGGCTCTCGGGCGGCGTCGACTCCGCCGTCGCCGCGGCACTCGTCCAGCGCGCGGTCGGCGACCAGCTCACGTGCGTCTTCGTCGACCACGGCCTCCTGCGAGAAGGCGAGGCCGAGCAGGTCGAGCGCGACTTCGTCGCGGCGACCGGCGTCAAGCTCCATGTGGCCAACGAGCAGGAGCGCTTCCTCGGCGCGCTCGCGGGAGTCACGGACCCGGAGGAGAAGCGCAAGATCATCGGGCGCGAGTTCATCCGCGCGTTCGAGGAGGCCGAGCGTGCCATCGTCGATGAGGCCAATGCCGCCGGGGAGCAGATCAAGTTCCTCGTCCAGGGCACCCTGTACCCGGACGTGGTCGAGTCCGGCGGCGGCGAAGGCGCGGCCAACATCAAGAGCCACCACAACGTTGGAGGCCTCCCCGAGGACCTCCGGTTCGAGCTCGTCGAACCGCTCCGGGCACTCTTCAAGGACGAGGTGCGCGCCGTCGGTCGGCAGCTGGGGCTCCCTGAGGTCATCGTCGCCCGCCAGCCGTTCCCCGGTCCGGGCCTCGGCATCCGGATCATCGGCGAGGTCACGGCGGAACGGCTCGAGCTGCTCCGCAAGGCTGACGCGATCGGCCGCGCCGAGCTCACCGCCGCGGGCCTCGACAACGAGGTGTGGCAGATGCCCGTGGTGCTCCTCGCCGACGTCCGCAGCGTGGGCGTCCAGGGCGACGGCCGCACGTACGGTCACCCGATCGTGCTGCGCCCCGTCTCGAGCGAGGACGCCATGACCGCCGACTGGTCCCGCCTCCCGTTCGACCTCCTCGCGAAGATCTCCAACCGGATCACCAACGAGGTTGACGGTGTGAACCGCGTGGTCCTCGACGTCACGAGCAAGCCGCCGGGAACCATCGAGTGGGAGTAG
- a CDS encoding DUF3817 domain-containing protein, translated as MIDPKPAVGRTTGQRRFGGTVAQIRSALKFYRVAAYVTGTMLLLLCAEMIARYAFGQFLFAGGSDAFTGRPFGFGLADAEPAGVVGGVNVSITILIVHGWMYVIYLISNFRVWSLMRWPFMRFILMALGGVVPFLSFFVERRMHAEAERELESHPEAGQRY; from the coding sequence GTGATCGACCCCAAGCCCGCCGTGGGCCGAACCACCGGCCAGCGCCGCTTCGGCGGCACCGTCGCCCAGATCCGCTCCGCGCTGAAGTTCTACCGCGTCGCGGCCTACGTGACGGGCACGATGCTCCTGCTGCTGTGCGCCGAGATGATCGCCCGGTACGCGTTCGGCCAGTTCCTGTTCGCCGGCGGCAGCGACGCGTTCACCGGCAGGCCCTTCGGGTTCGGCCTGGCGGACGCGGAGCCTGCGGGCGTCGTCGGCGGGGTGAACGTCTCCATCACGATCCTCATCGTCCACGGCTGGATGTACGTGATCTACCTCATCTCCAACTTCCGCGTGTGGTCGCTCATGCGCTGGCCCTTCATGCGGTTCATCCTCATGGCGCTGGGTGGCGTCGTGCCGTTCCTGAGCTTCTTCGTCGAGCGCCGGATGCATGCCGAGGCGGAGCGCGAACTCGAGTCTCACCCCGAGGCAGGCCAGCGGTACTGA
- a CDS encoding SURF1 family protein, translating to MLRTALKPQWIAALVGALVVSWVFVLLSQWQFSRSVSEATPPVRTTEQVKPLTDVVRPGEAFPGTAADQMVTFTGSYDPKRQVLVADRLQDGRTGWWVVTAFTVDGAPAVGGERGTVVPVARGWIASPGQAGPPPSGVITLTGRLLPSEAPQAKQDLAAGQVATLSVAQLINVWDVPSYPGFVSATAATTASGTPVPASAGLEPLSVAPQPLEQPVNWLNIFYAVEWVVFAGFAIFLWWRLVRDDYERTQDAIADAAAAEAADHAANEPSDQTTTDAHTAPSETGGTP from the coding sequence GTGCTCCGAACTGCCCTGAAGCCCCAGTGGATCGCGGCGCTCGTGGGAGCGCTCGTCGTGTCCTGGGTGTTCGTGCTTCTGAGCCAGTGGCAGTTCTCCCGCTCCGTCTCCGAGGCGACGCCTCCCGTCAGGACGACCGAGCAGGTCAAGCCGCTCACCGACGTCGTGCGCCCCGGCGAGGCCTTCCCCGGTACCGCCGCGGACCAGATGGTCACCTTCACCGGCAGCTACGACCCGAAGCGGCAGGTGCTCGTGGCGGACCGCCTGCAGGACGGCCGCACCGGCTGGTGGGTGGTCACCGCATTCACGGTCGACGGCGCGCCCGCAGTGGGCGGCGAACGCGGCACCGTGGTCCCAGTGGCCCGCGGATGGATCGCCTCGCCCGGGCAGGCCGGCCCGCCGCCTTCGGGCGTGATCACCCTCACCGGCCGGCTCCTGCCGTCGGAAGCGCCGCAGGCGAAGCAGGACCTCGCGGCCGGCCAGGTCGCGACGCTCTCCGTCGCCCAGCTCATCAACGTCTGGGATGTGCCGAGCTACCCGGGGTTCGTGAGCGCGACGGCCGCGACCACCGCCTCTGGCACGCCCGTGCCGGCTTCCGCCGGGCTCGAGCCCCTGAGCGTCGCACCGCAGCCGCTCGAGCAGCCGGTCAATTGGCTGAACATCTTCTACGCCGTCGAATGGGTCGTGTTCGCCGGTTTCGCGATCTTCCTGTGGTGGCGTCTTGTCCGCGACGACTATGAGCGCACCCAGGACGCGATTGCTGACGCGGCGGCCGCCGAGGCCGCTGACCACGCCGCCAACGAGCCATCGGACCAAACCACCACGGACGCCCACACAGCGCCCAGCGAAACCGGAGGAACACCGTGA
- a CDS encoding PTS sugar transporter subunit IIA, whose amino-acid sequence MPQTGPFDRYDAQLTTPGLVILEMVAEDRADATRQLAARLKAEDRIDDLDAFLADVAAREHQMATGLPGGIGLPHARSEHVLEASIAVGVAKYGHALDFGAADGPAHVVLLIATPAASFSEHLEVLATMARSLSKEGFRNSLRRANDPDIISELVNSTLLFSD is encoded by the coding sequence ATGCCCCAGACCGGCCCCTTCGACCGCTACGATGCCCAGCTGACGACCCCAGGGCTCGTGATCCTCGAGATGGTGGCCGAGGACCGCGCCGACGCCACACGCCAGCTCGCTGCCAGGCTCAAGGCCGAGGATCGGATCGACGACCTCGACGCCTTCCTCGCGGACGTCGCAGCGCGGGAGCACCAGATGGCCACCGGCCTGCCCGGCGGGATCGGGCTGCCCCACGCCCGCAGCGAGCACGTCCTCGAGGCATCGATCGCGGTGGGGGTGGCCAAGTACGGCCACGCGCTCGACTTCGGGGCCGCCGACGGCCCCGCCCACGTGGTGCTGCTGATCGCGACGCCCGCGGCGTCCTTCTCCGAGCATCTGGAGGTGCTCGCCACTATGGCCCGCTCGCTCTCGAAGGAGGGCTTCCGCAACTCGCTCCGGCGTGCGAATGATCCGGACATCATCTCCGAACTCGTCAACTCCACGCTCCTGTTCTCCGACTGA